A part of Capsicum annuum cultivar UCD-10X-F1 chromosome 6, UCD10Xv1.1, whole genome shotgun sequence genomic DNA contains:
- the LOC107876059 gene encoding exocyst complex component EXO70A1: MKPPGNDVVAFESAEKIILRWDSTASEDAREKMIFAGDRHEIDRYLQAVDEIQRSMESATLSDDHSKANSAIQIAMARLEDEFRNILIAHTTPIEADSLTDSSPLPGDDSEDDSPLTKDLEHQERSTSSVSYRSTNSIREIDLMPSNAIYDLRCIAERMILAGYLRECIQVYGSVRKSAVDSSFRKLGIEKLSIGDIQRLEWETLETKIRRWIRAAKVCVRILFASEKKLCEQIFEGLATATDDACFMETIKGPAIQLFNFAEAISISRRSPEKLFKILDLHDALSDLLVDIEIVFDSKSSESIRVQAVEILSRLAEAARGILSEFENAVLREPSKVPVPGGTIHPLTRYVMNYISLISDYKQTMSELIVSKPSTGSRYSSDPNTPDMDFVDVESQTPLALHLIWIAVILQFNLEGKSKCYRDTSLAHLFMMNNVHYIVQKIKGSPELREMVGDDCLRKLTGKFRQAATNYQRATWVNVLHCLRDEGLHVKGNFSSGVSKSALRERFKTFNAMFEEVHRTQSTWLIPDTQLREELRISISEKLIPAYRSFLGRFRSHIESGRHPENYIKYSGEDIETAVLDFFEGYQVSQHIRRRSQ; this comes from the coding sequence ATGAAACCACCGGGAAACGACGTCGTTGCATTTGAATCAGCTGAAAAAATAATCCTCCGGTGGGATTCCACGGCGTCGGAAGACGCTAGAGAGAAAATGATCTTCGCCGGCGATCGCCATGAGATCGATCGGTACTTACAAGCCGTTGATGAAATCCAACGGTCAATGGAGTCCGCAACACTTTCCGATGACCATAGCAAAGCCAATAGTGCGATCCAGATCGCTATGGCTCGGCTTGAAGATGAGTTTCGTAATATCCTCATTGCTCATACGACACCTATTGAAGCTGATTCTCTTACTGATAGTAGTCCTTTGCCTGGCGATGACTCTGAGGATGACTCACCGTTGACTAAGGACTTGGAGCATCAGGAGCGTAGTACAAGCAGCGTTAGCTATCGATCTACGAATAGTATTCGTGAAATCGATCTAATGCCTTCTAATGCAATTTACGATCTCCGATGCATTGCTGAGAGAATGATTCTCGCTGGATATCTCCGGGAGTGTATTCAGGTGTATGGCAGTGTACGCAAGTCTGCAGTGGATTCGAGTTTTCGTAAACTCGGGATAGAGAAGCTGAGTATTGGAGATATTCAGAGATTAGAATGGGAGACACTGGAGACGAAGATACGAAGGTGGATACGAGCTGCAAAAGTATGCGTTCGGATACTTTTCGCTAGTGAGAAGAAACTCTGTGAGCAAATCTTTGAAGGTTTAGCTACTGCAACGGATGATGCTTGTTTCATGGAGACAATTAAAGGTCCAGctattcagttattcaattttgcTGAAGCTATTAGTATTAGTCGTCGATCACCGGAGAAATTGTTTAAGATATTGGATCTTCATGATGCTTTATCGGATTTATTGGTTGATATTGAGATTGTTTTTGATTCGAAGTCTTCGGAGTCAATTAGGGTTCAAGCTGTAGAGATATTATCTAGGTTAGCAGAGGCAGCAAGAGGGATATTATCTGAATTTGAAAATGCAGTGCTTCGAGAACCTTCAAAGGTTCCTGTACCTGGAGGGACAATTCATCCCTTGACTAGGTATGTTATGAACTACATAAGTCTAATCTCGGATTACAAACAGACCATGTCTGAATTGATTGTATCAAAGCCGTCAACGGGGTCAAGGTATTCGAGTGATCCTAACACACCTgatatggattttgtggatgtAGAATCACAGACCCCGTTAGCGCTTCATTTGATCTGGATTGCTGTGATTTTGCAGTTCAATTTGGAAGGGAAATCGAAGTGCTATAGAGATACTTCATTGGCACATTTATTTATGATGAACAATGTACATTATATTGTTCAGAAGATTAAAGGGTCACCGGAGCTAAGGGAAATGGTAGGGGATGATTGTTTAAGGAAATTAACAGGGAAATTCAGGCAAGCAGCTACGAACTATCAGAGAGCAACCTGGGTGAATGTTTTGCATTGTTTGCGAGATGAGGGTTTACATGTTAAAGGCAATTTTTCATCCGGGGTGTCTAAGAGTGCATTGAGAGAGCGGTTTAAGACCTTCAATGCTATGTTTGAAGAGGTACACAGGACTCAGTCCACGTGGTTGATACCGGATACTCAGCTCCGGGAGGAGCTACGTATTTCTATATCTGAGAAGTTGATCCCAGCTTATAGATCATTTCTTGGAAGGTTCAGGAGTCATATTGAGAGTGGGAGGCATCCGGAAAACTATATCAAGTATTCTGGTGAGGACATTGAGACTGCTGTCTTGGATTTCTTCGAGGGGTACCAAGTTTCACAACACATAAGAAGAAGATCTCAGTGA
- the LOC107876060 gene encoding sm-like protein LSM1B has translation MSWASAEDIYLSTSLASYLDKKLLVLLRDGRKLLGTLRSFDRFANAVLEGACERLIVGEIYCDIPLGLYIIRGENVVLIGELDVDKEELPPHMTRVPEAEIRRAQKAEREASDLKGTMRKRMEFLDMD, from the exons ATGTCTTGGGCAAGTGCAGAAGATATctacctctctacttctcttgctAGCTATCTTGATA AGAAACTTCTCGTGTTGCTGCGAGATGGGCGGAAGCTTTTGGGGACGCTTCGTTCTTTTGACCGATTTG CTAATGCTGTATTAGAAGGTGCATGTGAGCGTCTTATTGTTGGTGAAATCTACTGTGATATTCCGTTGGGTCTTTATATTATACGAGGGGAAAATGTCGTTTTGATTGGCGAGTTG GATGTAGATAAGGAGGAACTTCCACCCCACATGACTCGGGTCCCAGAAGCTGAGATAAGAAGG GCCCAAAAAGCAGAAAGGGAGGCTTCAGATCTTAAAGGTACAATGAGAAAGAGGATGGAATTCCTTGATATGGATTGA
- the LOC107873962 gene encoding protein NEGATIVE GRAVITROPIC RESPONSE OF ROOTS codes for MAYMEENQIHLNSLFIESLILYYIVFIIDQTNQERPRNEEFNGWPDSLLSIGTFGASSSSLRANLNSESTQNIQNQNDNENEILEDNYNEQSSSPDLAEFTPEEVGKLQKELTKLLSKKPVSAAKLAAAEGRQDGNLPLDRFLNCPSSLEVDRRTSSRFSSTNSEIYENLDEEEIDRTIRAIIGRCKDHVCKTNKKKVNGMKSVSFLLKKMFVCSSGFAPTPSLRDTLPESRMEKVY; via the exons ATGGCATACATGGAGGAG AATCAGATTCATCTCAATTCATTATTTATCGAAAGTCTCatcttatattatattgtatttattataGATCAGACAAACCAAGAACGTCCTCGAAACGAAGAATTCAACGGTTGGCCCgattcattattatcaattggAACATTTGGTGCCAGCAGCAGTTCTCTAAGAGCAAATTTAAATTCAGAGAGCACCcaaaacatacaaaaccaaaatGATAACGAAAATGAAATCTTAGAGGACAATTACAATGAGCAAAGTTCCTCTCCAGATTTAGCTGAATTCACACCTGAAGAAGTTGGCAAATTACAAAAAGAATTAACAAAGTTATTATCAAAAAAACCCGTTTCTGCCGCTAAATTAGCAGCAGCTGAAGGGCGACAGGACGGGAATCTGCCATTGGACAGATTCCTAAATTGCCCTTCAAGTCTGGAAGTCGATCGTAGGACTTCCAGCAGATTTAGTTCTACCAATTcggaaatttatgaaaatttggATGAGGAAGAAATTGATAGGACTATTAGAGCCATTATTGGGAGATGCAAGGACCATGTTTGCAAGACGAacaaaaagaaagtaaatggaATGAAATCAGTTTCCTTTCTTCTCAAGAAAATGTTCGTTTGCTCAAGTGGTTTCGCACCTACTCCTAGCTTGCGAGACACACTTCCCGAATCAAGAATGGAGAAGgtatattaa